The proteins below are encoded in one region of Paenibacillus sp. YYML68:
- a CDS encoding MATE family efflux transporter, with translation MSLTAEPSSWTKLSLFAVTWPIFVDTVLRMLIGTADVLMLSRLSDQAAGAIGLANEIIMFCILMFGFVGIGTSVALTQYIGAGKPETASRISALAITMNLLFGIVVSGALLLLSEPLMRWMNLDAELLELAKPYLLLVGGFIWIEALSSSVSSVIRANGHTKDVMYVTLGMNILNVTGNLVLIFGYLGFPAMGITGAVISTVVSRALALFVLFILMYRRLPAPIRLNDYVTFDKRYMGQILSIGLPAAGEQLAWQSQHMMVFSFINLLGQSALAAHVYMFNISYYFMALAISVGIGTEIIVGHMVGAGQTKLAYHRLLRSLKISMVLTIAVVALAALFRYELFELFTDDPAIISVGVTLMLLSIIIEPGRTFNLVVINSLRAAGDARFPVVMGVLSMWGICVPLAYLLGIHYEMGLIGIWLAFTVDEWLRGIVMLLRWRSRIWEKKALVQAEPAALASHAS, from the coding sequence TTGAGCCTTACTGCGGAACCATCATCTTGGACTAAACTTAGCTTATTTGCCGTCACATGGCCCATTTTCGTCGATACGGTTCTACGAATGTTAATAGGCACTGCTGATGTCTTGATGCTTAGCCGATTGTCCGATCAGGCGGCGGGAGCTATCGGTCTTGCCAACGAAATCATTATGTTCTGCATTCTGATGTTCGGCTTCGTCGGCATCGGAACGTCGGTTGCGTTGACGCAATATATTGGCGCTGGTAAGCCGGAGACGGCAAGCCGCATCTCGGCGCTTGCGATCACGATGAACCTGCTATTCGGAATCGTCGTGAGTGGAGCGCTGCTTCTATTGAGCGAGCCGTTAATGCGCTGGATGAATCTGGACGCGGAGCTGCTCGAGCTGGCGAAGCCGTATTTGCTGCTCGTCGGGGGCTTCATCTGGATCGAGGCGCTATCGAGCTCCGTATCATCCGTCATTCGGGCGAACGGTCATACGAAGGATGTTATGTATGTGACGCTTGGGATGAACATTTTGAACGTTACGGGGAACCTGGTGCTGATCTTCGGTTACTTGGGATTTCCTGCGATGGGCATTACGGGCGCGGTCATCTCGACCGTCGTCAGCCGGGCTCTCGCTCTCTTCGTGCTGTTCATCCTCATGTATCGCCGCTTGCCTGCGCCTATACGGTTGAATGATTATGTCACGTTCGATAAGCGCTATATGGGACAAATCTTATCCATCGGCCTTCCGGCCGCCGGAGAGCAACTGGCTTGGCAATCCCAGCATATGATGGTATTCAGCTTCATCAACCTGCTCGGACAATCGGCGCTTGCAGCTCACGTCTACATGTTCAATATTAGCTATTACTTCATGGCGCTGGCGATCTCTGTGGGGATCGGTACTGAAATTATCGTCGGTCATATGGTCGGCGCTGGCCAGACGAAGCTGGCGTACCATCGGCTGCTCCGCAGCTTGAAGATCAGCATGGTGCTGACGATTGCGGTCGTAGCCCTCGCCGCTCTATTCCGTTACGAGCTGTTCGAGCTGTTCACGGACGATCCAGCGATCATTTCCGTTGGAGTTACACTCATGCTGCTCTCCATTATTATCGAGCCTGGACGTACGTTCAACCTCGTTGTCATTAATTCGCTGCGCGCAGCAGGAGATGCTCGATTCCCTGTTGTGATGGGCGTGCTGTCGATGTGGGGCATATGCGTGCCGCTGGCTTACTTGCTCGGCATACATTACGAGATGGGTCTGATCGGCATCTGGCTGGCCTTCACCGTCGACGAATGGCTTCGCGGCATTGTGATGCTGCTTCGCTGGCGCAGCCGCATATGGGAGAAGAAGGCGCTGGTCCAGGCCGAGCCTGCGGCTCTTGCAAGTCATGCGAGCTGA
- a CDS encoding bifunctional aldolase/short-chain dehydrogenase, translating to MVQSLWSETEAVKHQGGLNELVYRSNLIGADRRVCNWGGGNTSSKTIEKDFRGRDVEVMYVKGSGSDLATMKAGNFTGLRMDDIRPLFEREEMPDEEMVAYLAKCMVDAKHPRASIETLLHAFLPFKHVDHTHPDAIISLCCADNGKELAKEIFGDRFVWVPYVRPGFTLSKMIAQGVLDNPNAELVLMEKHGLVTWGETSEACYAKTIAIINEAESFIEARVQEEKLFGGAKHQPLAADVRRRIAAEVMPTIRGAVSDGKKMMLSFDDEADVLQFTCGEQSPKLSQVGAACPDHLVHTKVVPLFIDWEPNADDVDGLIAKLKAGIAAYKADYEAYFERNRNEGDVMFEAAPRVILIPGVGMINTGKSWAMSKVSGALYHRAIAVMRGATALGQFVSLSENESYNVEYWPLELYKLSLAPAEAEFSRKVAFITGGAGGIGSETARRLVSEGAHVVLADLNLEGAEKVAAEINAKYGDNRAIAVKMDVTKEEEVTAAFAHTALAYGGVDILVNNAGLATSSPFEETSLKEWNLNMNVLGTGYFLVAREAFKQMKTQAIGGSMVFIGSKNSVYAGKNASAYSSAKALEAHLARCIAAEGGQYGIRVNTVLPDAILQGSAIWNSNWRNERAAAYGIEPDQLEDYYRKRTTLLVNIYPSDIAEGVAFFASSKAEKTTGCMLTVDGGVPAAFTR from the coding sequence ATGGTACAAAGCTTATGGAGCGAAACGGAAGCAGTCAAGCATCAAGGAGGACTGAACGAGCTCGTCTACCGTTCCAACTTGATCGGAGCGGATCGCCGCGTCTGTAACTGGGGCGGAGGCAACACATCGAGTAAGACGATCGAGAAAGATTTCCGCGGTCGTGACGTTGAGGTCATGTATGTGAAGGGAAGCGGCTCCGACCTGGCTACAATGAAGGCAGGCAACTTCACCGGACTTCGCATGGACGACATTCGTCCGCTGTTCGAGCGTGAGGAGATGCCGGATGAAGAGATGGTTGCTTACCTCGCCAAGTGCATGGTTGACGCGAAGCATCCGCGTGCGTCCATCGAGACGCTGCTGCACGCGTTCCTGCCGTTCAAGCATGTCGATCATACGCACCCGGATGCGATCATCAGCCTGTGCTGCGCCGATAACGGCAAGGAGCTGGCGAAGGAGATTTTCGGCGACCGATTCGTATGGGTGCCTTATGTGCGTCCAGGCTTCACACTGTCCAAGATGATCGCACAGGGCGTATTGGACAACCCGAACGCCGAGCTCGTCCTGATGGAGAAGCACGGCCTCGTCACATGGGGCGAGACGTCCGAGGCTTGCTACGCGAAGACGATTGCGATCATCAACGAAGCCGAGAGCTTCATCGAAGCGCGTGTGCAGGAGGAGAAGCTGTTCGGCGGGGCGAAGCATCAGCCGCTGGCAGCTGACGTCAGACGCCGCATTGCAGCCGAGGTGATGCCTACAATTCGCGGTGCGGTCAGCGACGGCAAGAAGATGATGCTCTCGTTCGATGACGAGGCGGATGTGCTGCAATTCACATGCGGCGAGCAGTCGCCGAAGCTGTCCCAGGTTGGCGCGGCGTGCCCGGACCACCTCGTACATACGAAGGTCGTGCCGCTGTTCATCGATTGGGAGCCGAATGCGGACGACGTTGACGGTCTGATCGCCAAGCTGAAGGCAGGCATCGCGGCTTACAAGGCCGATTACGAAGCGTACTTCGAGCGCAATAGGAACGAAGGCGACGTCATGTTCGAGGCTGCGCCTCGCGTCATCCTCATTCCGGGCGTCGGCATGATCAATACAGGCAAGAGCTGGGCGATGTCCAAGGTCAGCGGTGCGCTCTACCATCGGGCGATTGCGGTTATGCGCGGTGCGACAGCGCTCGGTCAGTTCGTTTCACTGAGCGAGAACGAGTCCTACAACGTGGAATATTGGCCGCTAGAGCTGTATAAGCTGAGCCTTGCACCAGCGGAGGCTGAGTTTTCCCGCAAGGTGGCGTTCATCACAGGTGGTGCAGGCGGCATCGGCAGCGAAACGGCACGTCGTCTCGTATCGGAGGGAGCGCATGTCGTGCTCGCGGACCTGAATCTGGAGGGTGCGGAGAAGGTCGCTGCTGAGATCAATGCGAAGTACGGCGATAACCGCGCGATCGCGGTGAAGATGGATGTGACGAAGGAAGAGGAAGTGACGGCAGCGTTCGCGCATACAGCACTCGCCTACGGCGGCGTGGACATTCTTGTCAACAACGCGGGTCTTGCGACGTCGAGTCCGTTCGAGGAGACCTCGCTCAAGGAATGGAACCTGAACATGAACGTGCTCGGCACTGGCTATTTCCTCGTGGCGCGTGAGGCGTTCAAGCAGATGAAGACGCAGGCCATCGGCGGCAGCATGGTATTCATCGGCTCCAAGAACTCGGTCTACGCAGGTAAAAATGCTTCGGCCTACAGCTCGGCGAAGGCGCTCGAGGCGCATCTGGCGCGCTGCATCGCCGCAGAGGGCGGCCAGTACGGCATCCGCGTCAACACGGTGCTGCCGGATGCTATCCTGCAGGGCTCGGCGATCTGGAACTCCAACTGGCGCAACGAGCGCGCGGCAGCGTACGGCATCGAGCCGGATCAGCTGGAGGACTATTACCGGAAGCGGACGACGCTGCTCGTGAACATATACCCGAGCGACATCGCCGAAGGCGTTGCCTTCTTCGCTTCGTCGAAGGCTGAGAAGACGACGGGCTGCATGCTGACTGTCGATGGCGGCGTGCCGGCTGCGTTCACCCGATAA
- a CDS encoding sensory rhodopsin transducer produces the protein MPKGETCWVIPDAYIPEHSSGSLTSHESVCVLNRSSQDAQLLFTIYFEDREPMERIPYVVPARRTLHIRTSSLLKLGMPIPVGVPYAIEVESDIPVFVQYSRLDSTQAENALMTTMGYPYK, from the coding sequence GTGCCGAAGGGCGAGACGTGCTGGGTCATCCCGGACGCCTATATTCCGGAGCACAGCAGCGGCTCGCTGACCAGCCATGAATCTGTGTGCGTGCTGAACCGCTCCTCGCAGGATGCGCAGCTGCTGTTCACGATCTACTTCGAGGACCGCGAGCCGATGGAGCGCATTCCATATGTCGTGCCTGCCCGCCGTACGCTCCACATTCGCACCAGCTCGCTACTGAAGCTAGGAATGCCGATTCCGGTCGGCGTTCCTTACGCCATCGAGGTGGAGAGCGACATTCCGGTGTTCGTGCAGTACAGCCGACTCGATTCCACACAGGCCGAGAATGCACTGATGACGACAATGGGTTATCCTTATAAATAG